From bacterium, the proteins below share one genomic window:
- a CDS encoding ABC transporter ATP-binding protein — translation MRKNIQDQSEIVRVENVSVDFLVGDADVRALTNVSFSLRANSFNIIYGASGSGKSTLLNVLGGLQKPSTGAVYVQNQNLYDLDADRLARYRANRAGFVHQTNYWVKSLNVVDNLAVPLYATGYTKKQAHEIIYGILNRIDMTPYAKKFPHKLSGGEQQRVALGRALVNEPLLIIADEPTGNLDSANGDKIMKLLANCQTEFRRTIILVTHNLEYISFADNLLNIQDGVVTNIPKEQHMSTAERIFKQTEQRIKELRRIKTDV, via the coding sequence ATGCGGAAAAATATACAAGACCAAAGTGAAATCGTCAGAGTAGAAAATGTATCAGTAGATTTTCTGGTTGGTGATGCGGATGTTCGCGCACTCACAAATGTCAGTTTTAGCCTAAGAGCAAATAGCTTCAATATTATATATGGTGCATCGGGTAGCGGTAAATCAACACTTCTAAATGTTTTGGGCGGTTTACAGAAGCCGTCAACTGGAGCGGTTTATGTGCAAAATCAAAACTTGTACGATCTAGACGCTGATAGGCTAGCTAGGTATAGAGCAAATCGGGCAGGATTTGTTCACCAAACTAATTATTGGGTAAAGAGTCTTAATGTTGTTGATAATCTAGCTGTGCCCTTATATGCAACCGGATACACCAAAAAACAAGCTCATGAAATCATCTATGGAATACTAAATAGAATTGACATGACCCCATATGCTAAAAAATTTCCTCACAAACTTTCTGGTGGCGAGCAGCAACGGGTAGCACTCGGTAGAGCATTGGTAAACGAGCCCTTGCTCATCATTGCTGACGAGCCAACTGGAAACCTGGACTCCGCAAATGGAGACAAGATAATGAAATTACTCGCCAACTGCCAAACAGAATTCAGGCGCACCATCATTCTTGTTACACATAACCTGGAGTACATTTCATTTGCTGATAATCTGCTGAATATCCAAGACGGAGTTGTTACCAATATTCCTAAAGAACAGCATATGAGCACAGCAGAAAGAATTTTCAAGCAGACAGAACAGCGCATCAAAGAGCTAAGACGGATCAAAACTGATGTATAA
- a CDS encoding ABC transporter permease — MYNKLLSKLKLFRGKPNTSMSLQIIAFIAARNLLSKRLRSSLTIIGVMVGVGAIHFLLTLGLGLQNLVTQQIVGNSSVKIVDVTTPNSEIIKLNDKTANQLANIANVDSVSRISTGVGTIKSDSNSSDLVVYGVDNAYKDLTEIHMSKGKWFESANPGSQAIISAAALRTINKNADDIIGQQMNLALQIDAEANKPKKIQEDVTIVGVTNNESSSELFVQSSIFAKAEVDKYTQLKLQVNSTDKIDDVRKNIEALGLETTSPLDTIAQIQQLFKYVNAGLVLFGAIGMFIAILGMFNTLTVALLERTKEISLMLTLGVRNRDIMRLFLYESILLSFIGAIFGIALSTLMGIVLNVVMNGISSGRGITERFSVVSSPWWLPLLSILFMTFIGVVIAIFPAKRAASISPVDSLRDE; from the coding sequence ATGTATAATAAACTTCTCTCCAAGCTCAAGTTATTTCGGGGCAAACCAAATACATCAATGAGCTTACAAATCATAGCTTTTATTGCTGCTAGAAATTTGCTCTCCAAACGTCTTCGTTCATCACTCACAATTATAGGCGTTATGGTTGGGGTTGGGGCTATTCACTTCTTACTCACATTAGGGCTTGGCCTACAAAATCTCGTGACCCAACAGATTGTAGGGAATAGCTCGGTAAAGATTGTTGACGTCACAACACCCAATTCTGAGATCATAAAATTAAACGATAAAACCGCTAATCAATTAGCAAATATAGCCAATGTAGACTCTGTATCACGCATAAGTACGGGTGTAGGAACAATAAAATCAGATTCGAATTCTAGCGACTTAGTAGTCTATGGAGTAGACAATGCCTACAAGGATTTAACAGAGATACATATGTCTAAGGGCAAGTGGTTTGAATCAGCCAATCCCGGCAGCCAAGCCATCATCAGTGCAGCTGCTCTCCGTACAATCAACAAAAATGCTGATGATATTATCGGACAACAAATGAACCTAGCTTTGCAGATTGACGCAGAAGCCAACAAGCCAAAAAAAATTCAAGAAGATGTAACGATCGTAGGTGTTACAAATAACGAAAGTAGCAGCGAACTCTTTGTCCAATCGTCTATTTTTGCCAAAGCCGAAGTAGATAAATACACGCAGTTGAAACTTCAGGTAAATTCTACTGACAAAATCGATGATGTTCGCAAAAATATTGAAGCACTAGGCCTAGAAACCACATCACCGCTTGACACCATTGCGCAGATTCAACAACTATTCAAATATGTAAATGCCGGTTTGGTTCTGTTTGGAGCAATCGGAATGTTTATCGCTATTTTGGGCATGTTCAATACCCTGACTGTCGCCTTGCTTGAACGAACAAAGGAAATAAGCCTGATGCTTACCCTGGGGGTCAGAAACCGTGATATTATGCGACTATTCCTCTACGAGAGTATATTATTGTCCTTTATTGGCGCAATCTTTGGTATCGCGCTATCAACTCTTATGGGTATTGTGTTAAATGTAGTCATGAACGGGATATCTTCGGGCCGCGGCATCACAGAGCGCTTCTCCGTCGTTTCTTCTCCTTGGTGGCTACCTCTTCTCAGTATTCTATTTATGACGTTTATAGGTGTGGTTATCGCAATTTTTCCAGCGAAACGAGCAGCAAGTATATCTCCTGTAGACTCATTGCGAGACGAATAG
- a CDS encoding DUF262 domain-containing protein translates to MKTALRTDITVKDICDGFVYNELEGKGLFGLSGKLTIQPEYQRNYIYADGKKDVAVIHSILKGYPIGLIYFNKVSDDNLEVLDGQQRITSFGRFVNGKFAIKDENGMEQYFSGIAADKQAKILNTKLLIYECEGTESEIKEWFKTINIAGVPLNSQELLNAVYSGPFVTLAKEEFSNSQNSNIQKWSAYVSGSANRQDFLERALDWVSKGNIGNYMSRHRKDDNITELKTYFNTVIDWASSVFTDVEGEMRGLEWGRLYETYHKNSYDPAKVSGDVHKLYGDPYVKNRKGVFEFILGGLTDTKLLDVRVFDEATKKSVYATQTKAAEAKGTSNCSHCAIGHDVNKEKIWSLSDMDADHVAAWSKGGATSIDNCEMLCKTHNRAKGNR, encoded by the coding sequence ATGAAAACAGCTTTGAGAACCGACATCACAGTCAAAGATATTTGCGACGGATTTGTTTATAACGAGCTTGAAGGAAAAGGTTTGTTTGGTTTGTCGGGCAAGCTGACCATTCAGCCAGAGTATCAACGAAACTACATTTACGCTGACGGCAAGAAAGATGTTGCGGTCATTCATTCAATCCTAAAGGGTTATCCGATAGGCTTGATTTATTTCAATAAAGTAAGCGACGATAATCTAGAAGTTCTAGATGGCCAGCAACGTATTACTAGCTTTGGGCGATTTGTGAATGGCAAGTTTGCCATTAAAGACGAAAATGGAATGGAGCAATATTTTAGTGGTATTGCTGCCGATAAGCAGGCGAAGATTCTAAACACCAAACTTCTTATCTATGAATGCGAAGGCACTGAAAGCGAAATCAAGGAGTGGTTCAAGACCATCAACATCGCTGGTGTTCCACTAAACAGTCAAGAGCTTCTGAATGCCGTGTATTCTGGACCATTTGTAACTCTTGCCAAAGAAGAATTCAGCAACAGCCAAAACTCTAACATCCAAAAATGGAGTGCGTATGTTTCTGGCAGCGCAAACAGACAAGATTTCTTGGAGCGAGCACTCGATTGGGTCAGTAAAGGAAATATTGGCAACTACATGAGCCGCCATCGAAAAGACGATAACATCACTGAGCTAAAAACCTACTTCAATACTGTGATCGACTGGGCTTCGAGCGTCTTTACTGATGTTGAGGGTGAAATGCGCGGGCTTGAATGGGGGCGACTATACGAAACCTACCACAAAAATTCCTACGACCCTGCTAAGGTGTCCGGTGATGTGCATAAACTTTACGGCGACCCTTACGTCAAGAATCGCAAAGGAGTTTTTGAGTTTATTCTTGGCGGCCTTACGGACACAAAACTACTGGATGTTCGTGTCTTTGACGAAGCAACCAAAAAATCAGTCTACGCTACTCAGACGAAGGCGGCAGAAGCTAAAGGAACGTCTAATTGCTCGCACTGTGCAATTGGACACGATGTAAACAAAGAGAAAATATGGAGCCTGAGCGACATGGACGCTGACCATGTTGCCGCCTGGAGCAAAGGCGGCGCAACCTCTATCGATAACTGCGAAATGCTATGCAAGACCCACAACCGCGCAAAAGGAAATCGATAA